In the Flavobacterium acetivorans genome, one interval contains:
- a CDS encoding GLPGLI family protein, with the protein MNFKIIFCLFFFLLNVNIFSQSQDIKVQYKVYPTYGTIENDEKIKSKKIPDLFKGVDIAIQSLEYELNISKNKSHFFLKDILYSDKKVAGLAISFAGRESIFVDKNNKTFVKVKYILSEKYLVLFLPQQNWTLTTEKKIIQGFKCYKATLSRTIRMKKDKVKTYIAEAWYCPELPFSFGPKDFGELPGLILELQDDKVTFVASKIELNTKLLQNIELKSNQKIINEDEFYNIVDIKAKQYFEEKYNKNSSN; encoded by the coding sequence ATGAATTTTAAAATTATTTTTTGTTTATTTTTTTTCCTTTTAAACGTTAATATCTTTTCTCAGTCACAAGATATAAAGGTACAATACAAAGTTTACCCTACTTATGGTACAATAGAGAATGATGAAAAAATTAAAAGTAAAAAAATACCTGACCTATTTAAAGGAGTTGATATCGCTATTCAAAGTCTCGAATATGAGTTGAATATAAGTAAAAATAAATCACATTTTTTTTTAAAAGATATTTTATACTCAGATAAAAAAGTAGCAGGACTTGCAATAAGTTTTGCAGGAAGGGAAAGCATTTTTGTTGATAAGAATAATAAAACATTTGTTAAAGTTAAGTATATATTAAGTGAAAAATATCTCGTTTTATTTTTACCTCAGCAAAACTGGACTTTAACTACCGAAAAAAAAATAATTCAAGGTTTTAAATGCTATAAAGCAACATTATCAAGAACTATTAGAATGAAAAAGGATAAAGTTAAAACATATATTGCTGAAGCATGGTATTGCCCTGAGTTACCTTTTTCTTTTGGTCCAAAAGATTTTGGTGAATTACCTGGATTGATTTTAGAACTTCAAGATGACAAAGTCACTTTTGTGGCTTCAAAAATTGAATTAAATACAAAACTTTTACAAAATATTGAACTAAAAAGCAATCAAAAAATAATTAATGAGGATGAATTTTACAATATTGTTGATATAAAAGCAAAACAATACTTTGAAGAAAAATATAATAAAAACTCATCAAATTAA
- a CDS encoding GLPGLI family protein: MQTESKIISSYLCYKAVLKIPFVNRKGEARVNEITAWFAPSLPYSFGPKHFYGLPGLILETTENKTTFLATKITFDSNEVKIDFPKGKTITKEDYDKKLRAQMGM, from the coding sequence ATACAAACAGAATCTAAAATCATAAGTTCCTATTTATGCTACAAAGCGGTATTAAAAATCCCATTTGTAAATCGAAAAGGAGAAGCGAGAGTAAATGAAATTACAGCATGGTTTGCACCTAGTTTACCTTACTCGTTCGGACCAAAGCATTTTTACGGGTTACCAGGTTTAATTTTAGAAACAACAGAAAATAAAACTACATTTTTAGCGACAAAAATAACATTTGATAGCAATGAAGTAAAGATTGATTTTCCAAAAGGGAAAACCATTACAAAAGAAGATTACGATAAAAAGCTCAGAGCGCAAATGGGAATGTAA